DNA sequence from the Leptospira limi genome:
TCAACAATCACAACGTCACCAGGAGCAACGGTACTATGCCAAACAATTTTATTGGAAGTGGATGTTCCGTTTGTTACAAAATACAAACTATCACATTGGAAAATCCGTGCAGCATTTCGTTCACTGGCAGAAATGGGACCCGTGTGATCCAAAAGTTGTCCGAGTTCATCTACCGCATTACATACGTCAGCTCGTAACATGTTCTCACCAAAAAACTGATGGAACATTTGACCCACTGGGCTTTTTAAAAAGGCAACACCACCTGAGTGACCAGGGCAGTGCCAACTATAACTTCCATCATGTGCATATTGAGTGAGTGCTCGGAAAAACGGAGGAGGTAAACTATCTAAATACGATTTTACTTCTCTGTGGATGGCCCTAGCCATAAACTCTGGTGTGTCTTCAAACATATGAATGAAACCATGGAGTTCTTTTAAAATGCTATTAGGAATGTGGCGACTTGTTCTTGTTTCTCCGTACAAAAAGAGAGGGATGTCTGCGTTTCTATGACGCACTTGGGTCACAAAGTCTTTGAGTTGGCGAAGAGCATCTGGCACTTCACCTTCTGTCTCCGGAGTGAACTCTTCATCATCAATGGAGAGGATAAATCCACAAGCCCGGCTTTGTTGTTGTACAAAACTCGTGAGATCTCCATAACTGGTCACACCCAAAACTTCGATTCCTTCGCCTTCTAAGGCCTTTGCAATAGCTCGAATGCCAAGACCACTGGCATTTTCGGAACGAAAATCTTCATCAATGATGATGATAGGAAATTGTACGATACCGTTTTGATACATCAACTCCATAGGAGGTATGTCCCACAGAGAATCAAATGATTTTAGTTTCTAAACTCGTTTTTTCGGAAGGTATTTGTAATACTCCATCTCAACTGTATTGATGAGATAGGTGTAGTATTTGACTAATTTTTTATCGAACTTCTTTTTGTTCATCTCTTCGCGGTAAAAATCTGCCAATTGGGTTCGGAAAAGCGCAGATTTCATATCATTTCGATTGATGAGAATTGTGTTCGGAAGGTCACGCACGGCTACATCATCGGGTATGACGATTGTTGACACAGATTGTAAAACCGCATATTCAACGGTGGAAGCAACTTTATCCTCATCTTTTTCTTTGGCGAGAGTCATGTTGTTCCGTTTGATATTGTCCAAATTTTCGTAGATACGGGATCGTAAGGATTTTGGATCTAACACTTTGTCTGTGATTTTATTAAAACGTTTTGGAAAAACAAAATTGTCAGCAGCTTTGTAAATGTGAGAAAGTTTTTCTTCTTTTTTGCTAGTCTCTTGTTCTTCTTCATAACTAGGAGAGGAACTGGAAGAATAACTTGGTTTTCCCCAGTCACCCACCCCAGAAAATTTCCCTGAATTTTTAATGTCTTCTCGGATTTCTTCTGTTGTTTTTTCTCTAAAATAAATCGCTGCTAAAAATCCAAGAACCACAGAAAAAGGGACACCAAAAAAGATTGGCATCGCGGAACGTAAGTAATACGCTCCTGTAATAAAAATCATCGTACTCACAACGAAGGTTAAAATCCCTGGAATGACATTAAAACGTGAGCGGATTTCATTGGACCTTTCTTTTTCCAATTCCTCCACTTCCATATTTTTGACATCTGCATTGAGTTTTGCAATTAACTCGGGTTTGAGTTTGCTATTGAGTCCTGGGTGTTTGGGATTGGAAAGTTTATGATTGATAATTTTAGCGTAACCCAATTGTTTTTTGTATTCTGGGTTAGTTCTCCCTTCAAACGCAAGTTTGTGGATGACAGCTGCCATATAACCATGGTCAACAACATAATAGACAACTCGACCGTCCGGAGTTTTTTCTTCGTAGTAAGAATGTTCGGAAAATACATCGTCCTTTAATCGTTTGATGTATTCTGACACCTTAGCGGGATCTGTGATCCCAGCATTGGCAACTTCTTCTTCAAAGTTGATACGTAGTAGTGTATTATGATTTTTTGTATGTTCCGGAATTTTGCTGATGACTGCATTTTTGACAGTACCGTATATACTATCATCTTTTCTGGTTAAAACAGATCCTTTTTCTTCAGCGAGTCGTTTTAATATTTTAATGCTGAGATCGATGGTTTCTTTGATGGAAAGTGCTCTGTTGTTTTTTTCTGCAGGGACAGGAAAGTTTTCGATGATGGATAAAAACTTTTTTACTTCTTCTTCTGGGTTCATCTTTGCTTCTAAAGAAGAAAACTTTGGAACAGAAGTGTATTCATTAAATTGTGATAAGAACGATTCGTATTTTGCATCCTTTGCAAGTTTTGTGAGTTGTTCCTTTGCAAAATGTTCCAATCCATTTAAATGTGCGAGGATTTGGTTTACCACTTCTGGTAATCGTTTGAAACTTCCATCTGGTAAAATATTCAGTTCATCAATGACAATATGATAATCCGTTAAGATTGGAAGTGCCAAATTTTGTTCTCTCGCAAAGAGGGTGAAGTCTTGTAAAAAATCTGGCATCGGGATATAAGGTAAGTTCCCAAAACCTTTACGAACAAGGGAAGAAATTTCTGCTTCCAGAGAACCTAACTTTGGATAAAGCCAAGTATTCCCATCTTTGTTTTTTTGTAAAAGAAGAGAACCCGGATTGTCTTCGTCCCAGTTCCTTCCTTTTTTGGCTCTGTTTTCCAAAAGAACTTTAATGAGTTCTTGTGAGAATCGAAAACAAGCTTGCCTGTATGGTTGGGTGTCCGTCTTATTCTCGTTTTGTGGTGCAATGAGGGCAATTTTCGAAGAGATTTTACTTCCCGTACGAATCAGATATGGGTATGCATAAGCGGCCCTGTTTTGGCCACGGTGGTCTATGTCTAAAATTTGGCGGAGAGCATGGTGGATGGAATTTTCCGATCTTCCTTGTGCACCTAGGTTTGTGTACTTCCCAAGGGCCTCTGGAAGTTTGTCCACTGTCATGAGGTAAGATGCGTGTTTTTCTTTACTCCCATGTTTTTCGACACGTTTGTGCCAGTCTTTCAATTCATCTAAGATACAACGTGCTGTGGGAGTTAGGCTACCAACAGAATCAGACAAAAATATATAAGATTGAGCAGATGGTCTCTCAGAAGTAGTCTCCTCTTTAGATGAGGGATTCTCTAAGACTGTGTCTGATAAATCGATACTATCTTCACTCATTTGGAATTCGCCTGGTGAGAGGCCACAATTTCTGCAAGGATTTGGGCTCCCCTGGCTAATTCTTCTTCCTTACGGCAATATGTCAAACGTATGCATTCTTTCGAATGCGAAAAATCAGTGTTTAATCCTGGAAAGAAATAATGTCCTGAAACAATGAAGAGCCGTTTATCTTTACAAAGGTGATACAATTCATGATTGGATATGGAGAGTGATGGAAATCGAATCCAGAGGAAAAAACCACCCATTGGATCATGGATTTCATACTCAACTCCCATCTTCTCAAATGCCTCTGTGAACAAGTGGAGTGCGAGTTTAGCTTTTGCTTCATAAAACGGACGTAATATGTTTTCTGATAACTTAGGTAATACATTTTCTTGGAAAAGGATTTGCATCATATACACTCCCAAATTTCCAACCGCAAGGTTTGACACAGCAGCAAAAGAGGAGAGGGTATCAATTGTTTCTTCATCCGAAACGACGATTCCAAACCTGACTCCAGGTAATCCGATTTTGGAAAAACTTAGGGATAAAGTTCGTCCTTCTTTGTATTGGATAGGTGATTCCTTCCCAATTAAATTTGGAAATGGATTTCCGTAGGCAAGGTCGATGAGAATGGGAATGTTTTGTTTTGTGGTACTTTTTTCCATCCACTCCAATTGTTCCAGTGAAAGAACATTCCCAGTTGGATTGGTTGGCCTGGAAATTGCCAAAACACCTACATCCGTTAGATCGAAAGTGGATTGGTTTAACTCATATCGGAAACGGTTTTCCCCAGTCGAAACTACATTCGGTGGATTTGCTAAAAATACATTCTCCGCAATGGATTGGTCCGCATAACCAATGTATTCTGGAACAACTGGCAAAAGTATTTTTTTAAAACTCCCATCTGCCATAAGTCCTGAATGGAGGTTCAGAAGAAAGGAGTAGGCATTTTGGCTTCCATTAAAAAATGCAATGTTCTCTTTTCTGAATTTTGATTGGAGGAGGGTAGACAAATAGTCAGCAGCCAATTCACGAAAGGAGTCATTTCCAATCGGTGCTTGGTAATCTCCCAGTAGAGAGCGAAGGATGGGGTCTTTTGCCAATTTGCCAAACGTTTCTTCAAAAATCGCCTCAGCTTCTGGGATATGAGCGGGGTTACCCCCACCCAGGAGGATTTCATTTGGGTGGCCAGTGGCCTTGCCTAAGTCTTCCATTAGAGATCGAATCCCTTGGTTCTTTCGGAGTCGATCGGCCCACAAAGAGTAATTTTGGTCCATGGTTTCGGTCATATTTTGGGA
Encoded proteins:
- a CDS encoding valine--pyruvate transaminase, yielding MTETMDQNYSLWADRLRKNQGIRSLMEDLGKATGHPNEILLGGGNPAHIPEAEAIFEETFGKLAKDPILRSLLGDYQAPIGNDSFRELAADYLSTLLQSKFRKENIAFFNGSQNAYSFLLNLHSGLMADGSFKKILLPVVPEYIGYADQSIAENVFLANPPNVVSTGENRFRYELNQSTFDLTDVGVLAISRPTNPTGNVLSLEQLEWMEKSTTKQNIPILIDLAYGNPFPNLIGKESPIQYKEGRTLSLSFSKIGLPGVRFGIVVSDEETIDTLSSFAAVSNLAVGNLGVYMMQILFQENVLPKLSENILRPFYEAKAKLALHLFTEAFEKMGVEYEIHDPMGGFFLWIRFPSLSISNHELYHLCKDKRLFIVSGHYFFPGLNTDFSHSKECIRLTYCRKEEELARGAQILAEIVASHQANSK